In Bacillus thuringiensis, the DNA window CGATTGCTGAATAGAGATTGATTTGTTTTATCAAAAAAGAAAGCCTCCTACATGTGTAATGTAGGAGGCTTTTCTATTTATTATTTTGGCTGTTTTCGTAGATGTTGTTGCTTTTGATTCAAAAACGAAGAGGGGCTTTCCCCCTCTTCGTTCCTATTTTCTCATCGAACTTCCTACGACCTTACCTGATGGTTCGTCCACGAGTCTATTTATATCGCCTAATAACTCTCGCTGTTTAGACGGAATGGTAACGAGTGTGGCTTCTTCCGACTTTGATATTTAGTGATTAAGATAGTTCTCAATCACTTTTTTTATATTTTTATTCATATTTTTTTAGTGGTTACCAATAATATACAACAAAGGAAGACTTGGTTATAAAGTCACTTGCGTTTACTTTACTGTATTTAGGGGTGCAAATATGAAAGTATCAATTTTTATCACTTGTGTGGCAGATGTTTTTTATCCAGAGGTCGGAAGAGATGTCGTCGAAATTCTTGAAGATTTAGGGTGTGAAGTTGATTTTCCTAAAAGTCAAACTTGCTGCGGACAACCTGCCTATAATAGTGGGTACGTGAAAGAAACGAAAACAGCGGCAAAACATATGATTGAAACCTTTGCTAGTTCAGAATATGTTGTGGCACCATCGGGTTCGTGCGCGATGATGGTTCACGAGTTTTCTACCTTATTTTTTGACAGTGAAGTGGAGTGGAAGAAAAAAGCGACTGAGCTTGCGAATAAAACGTATGAATTTACACAATTTCTCGTTGAAGTATTAGGGAAAGAAGACTTAGGTGCAGAGCTTCATAAAAAAGCCACGGTTCATACATCTTGTCATATGAGCCGATTAATGGGAATTAAAGAACCACCGCAAAAATTATTAAAATGTGTCAAGGGGCTGGAAGTGGTTTCGCTGCCGCACAATTATGATTGCTGCGGATTTGGAGGGACATTTTCAGTGAAGATGCCAGAAATCTCTGAACAAATGGTCGATGAAAAAGTAAAGCATATTATGGAAACCGGTGCGGACTTATTAATTGGGATGGATTGTAGCTGCTTAATGAATATAAAAGGACGTTTAACACGTAATGGTTATCCAATTGATGTAAAACATATTGCTCAAGTATTAAATGAGGACCGAAAATAAGAGGGGGATATACAGATGGGAATGAGAATTGGGAATGATCCCTTTCATAAGCGTACTGCAACTGGCATTGGTGATCAATTTATGCGACAGGCTGTTAGGAAAGCACAAGATGGTCTTAGGGGCAAGAAATTAAAAGCGACTGAGAGTCTTGGGAATTGGGAAGAATGGCGAGCTTTAGGAGAAGAAATTCGAAAGCATACATTAGAAAATCTTGATTATTATTTATATGAGCTAAGTGAAAATATTGAGAAAAACGGTGGTTTTGTTTATTTTGCAAAGACGGCAGAAGACGCAAGGGAATATGTAAAAGAAATTGTAAAAAAGAAAAATGCGAAAAAAATTGTGAAATCAAAATCGATGGTAACGGAAGAGATTAGTTTAAATGAGGCAATTGAAGAAGCTGGAGCGGAAGTGTTAGAAACAGATCTTGCTGAATTTATTCTACAAGTGAACGACCA includes these proteins:
- a CDS encoding (Fe-S)-binding protein, which encodes MKVSIFITCVADVFYPEVGRDVVEILEDLGCEVDFPKSQTCCGQPAYNSGYVKETKTAAKHMIETFASSEYVVAPSGSCAMMVHEFSTLFFDSEVEWKKKATELANKTYEFTQFLVEVLGKEDLGAELHKKATVHTSCHMSRLMGIKEPPQKLLKCVKGLEVVSLPHNYDCCGFGGTFSVKMPEISEQMVDEKVKHIMETGADLLIGMDCSCLMNIKGRLTRNGYPIDVKHIAQVLNEDRK